In the Dryobates pubescens isolate bDryPub1 chromosome 21, bDryPub1.pri, whole genome shotgun sequence genome, one interval contains:
- the MRPL3 gene encoding 39S ribosomal protein L3, mitochondrial — protein sequence MAAWGLLARLGARLRAVAAVPPPGNREKLSLAVRHINSSTWWHEHLSEENLQFLKEATAEEYTAQTASKLCPLKDEPWPLNEWKPGSIRVGVVAVKLGMMPLWTKSGERHAVTMLKVQECHVLRYVPKEEAGGKRPLLLVGGKNASPFHRAEAGLALFREAGVPRKQKVTTFSVTEDAILKPGTPLYAAHFRPGQFVDVTAKTIGKGFQGVMKRWGFKGQPASHGQTKTHRRPGAISTNKAGKVYRGKRMPGKMGNIYRTSYGLKVWRINTKHDIIYVNGTVPGHSSCLVKVRDSKLPTCRASNSHPPFPTFFADGDEELPEDLYDEEVFQFTEPSLTCP from the exons ATGGCGGCGTGGGGGCTGCTGGCGCGGCTGGGCGCCCGGCTGCGGGCCGTGGCTGCCGTTCCTCCTCCCGGCAACAG GGAGAAGCTGAGCCTTGCAGTCAGGCACATTAACAGCTCCACGTGGTGGCATGAGCACCTCTCTGAAGAGAATCTCCAGTTCCTGAAGGAGGCCACTGCAGAGGAGTACACAGCCCAGACAGCCAGCAAGCTGTGTCCTCTGAAGGATGAGCCTTGGCCCCTGAACGAGTGGAAACCAG GTTCCATCAGAGTTGGTGTTGTTGCAGTCAAGCTGGGGATGATGCCATTGTGGACCAAGTCAGGGGAGAGGCATGCTGTCACAATGCTTAAG GTGCAGGAGTGCCACGTGCTGAGATATGTGCCTAAAGAAGaggcaggtgggaagagacctctgctgctggttgggGGCAAGAATGCTTCTCCTTTTCAT agagcagaggctggcctGGCGCTGTTCCGGGAGGCCGGCGTGCCCCGCAAGCAGAAGGTGACCACCTTCAGCGTGACAGAGGATGCCATCCTTAAACCAG GGACTCCTCTGTACGCCGCTCACTTCCGCCCGGGGCAGTTCGTGGACGTCACAGCCAAAAC gattGGCAAGGGCTTCCAGGGTGTGATGAAGAGGTGGGGCTTCAAAGGGCAGCCTGCGAGCCACGGGCAGACCAAGACCCACCGGCGGCCGGGAGCCATCTCCACCAAC AAAGCTGGCAAGGTGTACCGTGGCAAGAGGATGCCTGGCAAGATGGGCAACATCTACAGGACCTCCTATGGGCTGAag GTGTGGAGGATCAACACCAAGCACGACATCATCTATGTCAACGGCACGGTCCCgggccacagcagctgcctggtgaAG GTGAGAGACAGCAAGCTGCCCACCTGCAGGGCCTCCAACAGCCACCCTCCCTTCCCTACCTTCTTTGCTGATGGGGATGAGGAGCTGCCAGAGGATCTGTATGATGAGGAGGTGTTCCAGTTCACAGAGCCATCTCTCACCTGCCCTTAG